Proteins encoded within one genomic window of Methanothrix harundinacea 6Ac:
- the comD gene encoding sulfopyruvate decarboxylase subunit alpha: MRYLQPSEAVYRGMKGAGIDFVASVPCVHLQGLLALVDTDPEIRHVPVTREEEGVGIAAGAYMGGKTPALLMQNSGLGNSINALASLNGLYGIPLLLIVSHRGGVGETISGQVPMGRLTPKLLDAMAIPRFIPTLTEAEEKVALAWEIALARRTPSAVLLEIGFWKPIP, encoded by the coding sequence ATGAGATACCTCCAACCCTCGGAGGCGGTCTACCGGGGGATGAAGGGGGCCGGGATCGACTTCGTCGCCAGCGTCCCTTGCGTCCATCTCCAGGGGCTCCTCGCCCTCGTGGACACCGACCCCGAGATCAGGCACGTCCCCGTCACCCGGGAGGAGGAGGGGGTCGGGATCGCTGCCGGTGCATACATGGGCGGTAAAACGCCAGCCCTCCTGATGCAGAACTCGGGGCTTGGAAACAGCATCAACGCCCTCGCCTCCCTCAACGGCCTTTACGGGATCCCGCTCCTCCTGATCGTCAGCCACAGGGGCGGAGTGGGGGAGACGATATCCGGTCAGGTCCCCATGGGACGGCTGACGCCGAAGCTCCTCGACGCCATGGCTATCCCGAGGTTCATCCCCACCCTCACCGAGGCCGAGGAGAAAGTTGCCCTCGCCTGGGAGATCGCTCTTGCGAGGAGGACCCCGTCGGCGGTGCTGCTGGAGATCGGGTTCTGGAAGCCGATCCCCTGA
- a CDS encoding acylphosphatase, producing MVAEGERSDLGRFASALKMGNSLIRVDDVETAYSEATGSFPGFRKVIDPEELGDRLDEGVGILKEILVTVKEGFGDLGEKMDTMLEKQDSTLGEIQGHRFDMKGYINQRFERIETDLAELKAAMRERGII from the coding sequence GTGGTCGCCGAAGGTGAGAGGTCCGACCTCGGGAGGTTTGCATCGGCGTTGAAGATGGGGAACTCTCTCATCCGGGTCGACGATGTGGAGACGGCTTACTCCGAGGCGACGGGTTCTTTTCCCGGATTTCGAAAGGTGATCGACCCCGAAGAGCTGGGAGATCGCCTCGATGAGGGGGTCGGGATCCTGAAGGAGATCCTGGTCACCGTGAAAGAGGGCTTCGGCGATCTGGGGGAGAAGATGGACACGATGCTGGAGAAGCAGGATTCGACCCTCGGCGAGATTCAGGGGCACAGGTTCGACATGAAGGGTTACATCAACCAGAGGTTTGAACGGATAGAGACCGACCTAGCGGAGCTGAAAGCCGCGATGAGAGAGCGAGGCATCATCTGA
- the comE gene encoding sulfopyruvate decarboxylase subunit beta, with the protein MRRIEAISIIAREAESQGALLVGNIGYPSRELYAVGDRPSNFYMLGSMGLASSIGLGLALALPDRRVVAIDGDGSVLMNLGSLVTIADQEPENYLLVILDNGCYGSTGSQPTCTARKADLARIAEGAGVTEVRLAASPEELRAGLTGRGVLVVKVEAGNAEVAVIPLSPEEIIERFMGISAPL; encoded by the coding sequence CTGAGAAGGATCGAAGCGATCTCCATCATCGCCCGGGAGGCCGAATCCCAGGGCGCCCTTCTGGTGGGAAATATAGGTTATCCGTCCAGGGAGCTATACGCCGTCGGCGACCGCCCCTCCAACTTCTACATGCTGGGGTCGATGGGCCTCGCCTCCTCCATCGGCCTCGGCCTCGCCCTAGCCCTCCCGGACCGGAGGGTAGTCGCCATCGACGGCGACGGCTCCGTCCTGATGAACCTGGGGAGCCTCGTCACCATCGCCGACCAGGAGCCTGAGAACTACCTCCTCGTCATCCTCGACAACGGCTGCTACGGGTCGACGGGGTCCCAGCCGACCTGCACCGCCCGAAAGGCAGACCTGGCCCGGATCGCCGAGGGGGCCGGGGTCACCGAGGTCCGCCTCGCCGCCAGCCCCGAAGAGCTCCGGGCTGGCCTCACCGGGAGGGGCGTCCTGGTCGTCAAGGTCGAGGCGGGAAACGCCGAGGTTGCCGTGATCCCTCTATCCCCGGAGGAGATCATCGAGAGGTTCATGGGGATCTCCGCTCCGCTATAG